The Salinispora tropica CNB-440 genome has a window encoding:
- a CDS encoding glycerophosphodiester phosphodiesterase family protein — protein MIHPADPILTHVRGRTRGVAALVALALSAGVLVALAPAPPAVAGPGTVTVSEDFSSGTLPAGWRAVDGTWKVENGRLYGTSTSAAQNNKITFGRHLNDFRMEATVRFESVASASRWTALGLDVPADGTPPWWIATMRSGSTASNGLEFAQRTAADTWNVTNTGSAPYAAGTGRDVRVAVEVHGSQARWFVDGREALRTTSLQRSANGGQALFVNGATVSYDDVSVTELAPNGYLRPEGSPPAVIAHRGASAAAPENTLVAQEVARRANADWIEIDVRPSRDGVPFVLHDATVDRTTDGTGPIRNLTAVQLKALDAGSWFAPQYAGTTLPTLVEQLADLRTRGGNLLLEIKGAHTREEVATIVRVIREQRMSQRVFVQSFDVAALRYTRELAPELPIGLLRGSLDADPVAVAEDLGLTAYNPSGKALLTRPEVVADLHEAGVAVMVWTIDSANQWRSLEQAGVDGIITNRPAELAGWNAAYLQRPAATPTVAIVSPVDGAVLDRAQAPAVSVIATNAETVTLTLDGKRIENGGKLDLTGLAAGRHTLHAEAVGSAGRASATSTFTVEVTRAGLAYVILSSGANRAALNALNSLLLNERYEALAAFATWQAGKGVPAEVASVVAADARVLGED, from the coding sequence ATGATTCATCCTGCTGACCCGATCCTGACCCACGTCAGGGGCCGGACCCGCGGCGTAGCCGCCCTCGTTGCTCTGGCCCTGTCGGCCGGTGTGCTCGTCGCGCTGGCCCCCGCCCCGCCGGCCGTCGCCGGACCCGGCACGGTCACCGTCTCCGAGGACTTCTCCTCCGGAACGCTTCCCGCCGGGTGGCGGGCCGTCGACGGCACCTGGAAGGTGGAGAACGGCCGCCTGTACGGCACCTCCACCAGCGCGGCGCAGAACAACAAGATCACCTTCGGGCGGCACCTGAACGACTTCCGAATGGAGGCGACGGTCCGCTTCGAGTCCGTCGCCTCGGCCAGCCGCTGGACGGCGCTCGGCCTCGACGTACCCGCCGACGGCACCCCGCCCTGGTGGATCGCGACCATGCGCAGCGGCAGCACGGCGTCCAACGGCCTGGAGTTCGCCCAGCGCACCGCCGCCGACACCTGGAACGTCACGAACACCGGCTCCGCACCGTACGCGGCCGGCACAGGCCGGGACGTCCGCGTCGCCGTCGAGGTGCACGGCTCTCAGGCCCGCTGGTTCGTCGATGGGCGGGAGGCGCTGCGGACCACCAGCCTCCAACGCTCCGCGAACGGTGGGCAGGCGCTCTTCGTCAACGGTGCCACGGTCTCCTACGACGACGTCAGCGTCACCGAACTGGCACCCAATGGGTACCTGCGCCCCGAGGGCAGCCCGCCGGCCGTGATCGCCCACCGTGGCGCCTCGGCCGCCGCACCGGAGAACACGCTGGTGGCGCAGGAGGTGGCCCGCCGGGCGAACGCCGACTGGATCGAGATCGACGTGCGGCCATCCCGCGACGGGGTGCCGTTCGTGCTGCACGACGCCACCGTGGACCGCACCACCGACGGCACCGGCCCGATTCGGAACCTCACCGCCGTTCAGCTCAAGGCGCTCGACGCCGGCTCGTGGTTCGCCCCGCAGTATGCCGGCACGACGCTACCTACCCTCGTCGAGCAACTCGCCGACCTGCGTACCCGCGGGGGCAATCTGTTGCTGGAGATCAAGGGAGCACACACCCGCGAGGAGGTCGCGACGATTGTCAGAGTGATCCGCGAGCAGCGGATGAGCCAGCGGGTCTTCGTTCAGAGCTTCGACGTGGCGGCGCTCCGGTACACCAGGGAACTCGCCCCGGAGCTGCCGATCGGGCTGCTGCGGGGCAGCCTGGACGCGGACCCGGTCGCGGTCGCCGAGGACCTCGGTCTCACCGCCTACAACCCGAGCGGCAAGGCGCTGCTCACCCGACCGGAGGTGGTGGCCGACCTGCACGAGGCGGGAGTGGCCGTCATGGTGTGGACGATCGACTCGGCGAACCAGTGGCGGTCGCTGGAGCAGGCCGGCGTGGACGGGATCATCACCAACCGGCCGGCGGAGCTCGCCGGCTGGAACGCCGCGTACCTGCAGCGGCCGGCCGCCACCCCGACCGTCGCGATCGTCTCGCCCGTCGACGGCGCCGTCCTGGATCGCGCCCAGGCTCCGGCCGTCTCGGTGATCGCGACCAACGCCGAGACCGTCACGCTGACCCTCGACGGGAAGCGGATCGAGAACGGCGGGAAGCTGGACCTCACCGGACTGGCCGCGGGCCGGCACACGCTGCACGCCGAGGCCGTGGGGTCGGCCGGTCGCGCGTCGGCGACCAGCACCTTCACCGTCGAGGTGACCCGAGCCGGTCTTGCGTACGTGATCCTGAGCTCGGGTGCTAACCGTGCGGCTCTGAACGCGCTCAACAGCCTGCTCCTCAACGAACGGTACGAGGCGTTGGCGGCCTTCGCCACATGGCAGGCCGGTAAGGGTGTACCCGCCGAGGTGGCATCGGTCGTCGCCGCCGACGCCCGCGTCCTCGGCGAGGACTGA
- a CDS encoding S1 family peptidase, translated as MRTTKFSLRRAAAVAAAGTLVVGVLVGSPAQAAAPDASPETAANLAEQLGDRAAGVYAEADGTVVVTVTDAAAARQVSTAGATPKIVERGAAELQRATAELERSVDIPGTAWWTDPETNQVVVSVDSTVTGAKLARVEAAVARSGGAMRIEQETGVYSTQIAGGEAIWGGGGVCSLGFNVRSGSNYYFLTAGHCTDVISNWYSNSSQTNYLGSTAGSSFPGNDYGIVSLSGYEPGYVYLYNGNYQDITTAGNAFVGQSVQRSGRTTGLHSGSVTGLNATVNYAEGTVRGLIRTNVCAERGDSGGSLFSGSTALGLTSGGSGNCTWGGTTFFQPVVEALNVYGVNVY; from the coding sequence ATGCGAACCACGAAATTTAGCCTACGTCGTGCCGCGGCGGTGGCCGCGGCCGGGACCCTGGTCGTCGGAGTGCTGGTCGGCAGCCCGGCGCAGGCGGCAGCCCCCGACGCGTCGCCGGAAACCGCCGCTAACCTGGCGGAGCAGCTGGGCGACCGGGCCGCCGGCGTCTACGCCGAGGCCGACGGCACCGTCGTCGTCACGGTGACCGACGCTGCCGCCGCCCGGCAGGTCAGCACCGCTGGAGCCACCCCGAAGATCGTCGAGCGTGGTGCCGCCGAGTTGCAACGCGCCACCGCAGAGCTGGAACGCTCAGTAGACATCCCCGGCACCGCCTGGTGGACGGACCCCGAGACCAACCAGGTCGTCGTCTCCGTCGACAGCACGGTGACCGGCGCCAAGCTGGCGCGGGTCGAGGCTGCGGTGGCCCGCAGCGGCGGCGCGATGCGCATCGAGCAGGAGACGGGTGTGTACAGCACCCAGATCGCCGGAGGCGAGGCGATCTGGGGCGGCGGCGGTGTGTGCTCGCTCGGCTTCAACGTCCGCAGCGGCAGCAACTACTACTTCCTCACCGCCGGGCACTGCACCGACGTCATCTCGAACTGGTACTCCAACAGCTCGCAGACCAACTACCTCGGCTCCACCGCCGGGTCCAGCTTCCCCGGCAACGACTACGGCATCGTGAGCCTCAGCGGCTACGAGCCGGGCTACGTCTACCTCTACAACGGCAACTACCAGGACATCACCACCGCCGGTAACGCCTTCGTCGGCCAGTCCGTGCAGCGTTCTGGCCGGACCACCGGTCTGCACAGCGGCTCGGTCACCGGCCTCAACGCCACCGTCAACTACGCCGAGGGCACGGTTCGTGGCCTGATCCGCACCAACGTCTGCGCGGAGCGGGGCGACAGCGGCGGCTCGTTGTTCAGCGGCTCCACCGCGCTCGGCCTCACCTCCGGCGGCAGCGGCAACTGCACCTGGGGTGGCACGACCTTCTTCCAGCCGGTCGTTGAAGCCCTGAACGTCTACGGCGTCAACGTCTACTGA